The following proteins come from a genomic window of Methylorubrum populi:
- a CDS encoding glycine--tRNA ligase subunit alpha — translation MSSDADLSPTRSFQGLILTLQRFWAAKGCVILQPYDMEVGAGTFHPATTLRALGPKPWKAAYVQPSRRPKDGRYGENPNRLQHYYQFQVILKPNPPNLQELYLASLEAIGVDLKLHDIRFVEDDWESPTLGAWGLGWECWCDGMEVSQFTYFQQVAGFECAPVAGELTYGLERLAMYVQGVENVYDLNFNGGEGDEKVTYGDVFLQAEQEYSRHNFEAADTAMLFRHFADAEKACRLYLEAGAPESEGARHRIVQPAYDQCIKASHVFNLLDARGVISVTERQSYILRVRELAKACGAAWLKTEAGGHAAAA, via the coding sequence ATGTCGAGCGACGCCGACCTTTCGCCCACACGCTCGTTCCAGGGCCTGATCCTCACCCTGCAGCGCTTCTGGGCGGCCAAGGGCTGCGTGATCCTCCAGCCCTACGACATGGAGGTCGGCGCCGGCACCTTCCATCCGGCCACCACGCTGCGGGCGCTCGGCCCGAAGCCCTGGAAGGCGGCCTACGTGCAGCCCTCGCGGCGTCCCAAGGACGGGCGCTACGGCGAGAACCCGAACCGGCTGCAGCACTATTATCAGTTCCAGGTGATCCTGAAGCCGAACCCGCCGAACCTGCAGGAGCTCTACCTCGCCTCGCTGGAGGCGATCGGCGTCGATCTCAAGCTCCACGACATCCGCTTCGTCGAGGACGACTGGGAGAGCCCGACGCTCGGCGCCTGGGGTCTCGGTTGGGAATGCTGGTGCGACGGAATGGAGGTGAGCCAGTTCACCTACTTCCAGCAGGTCGCGGGTTTCGAGTGCGCGCCGGTGGCCGGCGAGCTGACCTACGGGCTCGAGCGGCTGGCGATGTACGTGCAGGGCGTCGAGAACGTCTACGACCTCAACTTCAACGGCGGCGAGGGTGACGAGAAGGTCACCTATGGCGACGTCTTCCTCCAAGCCGAGCAGGAATATTCGCGCCACAACTTCGAGGCCGCCGACACGGCGATGCTGTTCCGCCATTTCGCCGACGCGGAGAAGGCCTGCCGCCTCTATCTCGAAGCCGGCGCGCCCGAGAGCGAGGGCGCGCGCCACCGTATCGTGCAACCGGCCTACGACCAGTGCATCAAGGCGAGCCACGTCTTCAACCTGCTCGATGCCCGCGGCGTGATCTCGGTCACCGAGCGCCAGAGCTACATCCTGCGGGTACGCGAGCTGGCCAAGGCCTGCGGCGCGGCCTGGCTGAAGACCGAGGCCGGCGGCCACGCCGCGGCGGCCTGA
- a CDS encoding PHA/PHB synthase family protein: MATERMSPATPEFERIAHSANQLAEAFRQSAAASLKPFEQAGQGTLQPGAKLQGADEIDEMTRTLTRVAETWLKDPEKALQAQTKLGQSFAALWASTLSRMQGAPAAPVAEPEAKDKRFAHADWSANPLFDIIKQSYLILGRWAEEMVETAEGIDEHTRHKAEFYLRQLLSAYSPSNFVMTNPELLRQTLEEGGANLMRGMKMLQEDLEAGGGQLRVRQTDLNAFTFGEDVAVTPGEVIFRNELMELIQYAPTTETVLKRPLLIVPPWINKYYILDLNPKKSLIGWMVSQGITVFVISWVNPDERHRDKDFESYMREGIETAIDMIGVATGESEVAAAGYCVGGTLLAVTLAYQAATGNRRIKSATFLTTQVDFTHAGDLKVFADEGQIKAIEERMAERGYLEGARMANAFNMLRPNDLIWSHVVNNYVRGKAPTAFDLLYWNADATRMPAANHSFYLRNCYLNNTLSKGQMVLGNVRLDLKKVKVPVFNLATREDHIAPALSVFEGSAKFGGKVDYVLAGSGHIAGVVNPPGPKAKYGFRTGGPARGKFAEWVEKSTEHTGSWWPYWFQWLEEQAPERVPARVPGTGALPSLAPAPGTYVRMKG, encoded by the coding sequence GTGGCCACGGAGCGGATGAGCCCGGCAACGCCGGAATTCGAGAGGATCGCGCACAGCGCGAATCAACTTGCGGAGGCATTCCGGCAATCGGCGGCGGCCAGCCTGAAACCGTTCGAGCAGGCGGGACAGGGAACGCTGCAGCCGGGCGCGAAGCTTCAGGGCGCCGACGAAATCGACGAGATGACCCGCACCCTCACGCGGGTCGCCGAGACGTGGCTGAAGGATCCCGAGAAGGCGCTGCAGGCCCAGACCAAGCTCGGCCAGTCCTTCGCCGCCCTCTGGGCCTCGACCCTGAGCCGGATGCAGGGCGCGCCCGCCGCACCGGTCGCCGAGCCCGAGGCCAAGGACAAGCGCTTCGCCCACGCCGATTGGAGCGCCAATCCGCTCTTCGACATCATCAAGCAGAGCTACCTGATCCTCGGCCGCTGGGCGGAGGAAATGGTCGAAACGGCGGAGGGGATCGACGAGCACACCCGCCACAAGGCCGAGTTCTACCTGCGCCAACTCCTGTCGGCCTACTCGCCCTCGAACTTCGTGATGACCAACCCCGAACTCCTGCGCCAGACGCTGGAGGAGGGCGGCGCCAACCTGATGCGCGGCATGAAGATGCTGCAGGAGGATCTGGAGGCGGGCGGCGGCCAGCTCCGGGTGCGCCAGACCGATCTCAACGCCTTCACCTTCGGCGAGGACGTGGCGGTGACCCCCGGCGAGGTCATCTTCCGCAACGAGTTGATGGAGCTGATCCAGTACGCGCCGACCACTGAAACGGTCTTGAAGCGCCCGCTCCTGATCGTACCGCCCTGGATCAACAAGTATTATATCCTCGATCTCAACCCGAAGAAGAGCCTCATCGGCTGGATGGTCTCCCAGGGGATCACGGTGTTCGTGATCTCCTGGGTCAACCCGGACGAGCGCCACCGCGACAAGGACTTCGAGTCCTACATGCGCGAGGGCATCGAGACCGCGATCGACATGATCGGCGTGGCCACCGGGGAGAGCGAGGTCGCGGCGGCGGGCTACTGCGTCGGCGGCACCCTGCTCGCCGTGACGCTGGCTTACCAGGCGGCGACCGGCAACCGGCGCATCAAGAGCGCGACCTTCCTCACCACGCAGGTCGATTTCACCCATGCGGGCGACCTCAAGGTCTTCGCCGACGAGGGGCAGATCAAGGCGATCGAGGAGCGGATGGCCGAGCGCGGCTACCTGGAAGGCGCGCGCATGGCCAACGCCTTCAATATGCTCAGGCCCAACGACCTGATCTGGTCCCACGTCGTCAACAACTACGTGCGCGGCAAGGCGCCGACGGCCTTCGACCTGCTGTACTGGAACGCCGACGCGACGCGGATGCCCGCGGCCAATCACTCGTTCTACCTGCGCAACTGCTACCTCAACAACACGCTCTCCAAGGGGCAGATGGTGCTCGGCAACGTGCGCCTCGACCTCAAGAAGGTGAAGGTACCGGTCTTCAACCTCGCCACCCGCGAGGACCACATCGCCCCGGCGCTCTCGGTCTTCGAGGGATCGGCGAAGTTCGGCGGCAAGGTCGATTACGTGCTGGCGGGCTCGGGCCACATCGCGGGGGTCGTCAACCCGCCGGGCCCGAAGGCCAAATACGGCTTCCGCACCGGCGGCCCGGCCCGGGGCAAGTTCGCGGAGTGGGTCGAGAAGTCGACGGAGCATACGGGCTCGTGGTGGCCCTACTGGTTCCAGTGGCTGGAGGAGCAGGCGCCCGAACGTGTTCCCGCACGCGTGCCCGGAACGGGGGCGCTGCCCTCCCTCGCCCCGGCGCCCGGCACCTATGTGCGCATGAAAGGCTGA
- a CDS encoding helix-turn-helix transcriptional regulator yields the protein MSAFDPLALINACYAAALEPESGSGAWSGALDGIADAVGARGGVIVSHDPARTAQTLASERIADVNLDYGVGGWWQHDTRIHLGRERGIMRPGTVTVDEMYLTADEKRADPFFQHFVDRHRLGNLCAYIGADPMDRFTLSFSAPRDVGKGPFEGAEIERLGLIGPHVIRAFRLTALVGDLRREVEGLASALERMRAGIVVLDARGRVRLVNPAAERLATGHLILRTGLVPAAAEPVETARFDRFLSDVLPEETWPRQERLLLRRRGGGRPLYVEALPLRGDDPLPAAGAGLGGGVILLLRDLLAPATRPIEPLLEQLGLTRAEARVAALVGLGAAPREVADQLAVGESTVRSQLKAVYGKLAIRRQSELAVFITRLDSF from the coding sequence ATGTCGGCTTTCGATCCTCTTGCCCTGATCAACGCCTGCTACGCGGCCGCGCTCGAGCCCGAGTCGGGGTCCGGCGCATGGTCCGGCGCCCTCGACGGGATCGCCGATGCGGTCGGCGCGCGCGGGGGCGTGATCGTCTCGCACGATCCCGCGCGCACCGCGCAGACGCTGGCTTCCGAGCGGATCGCCGACGTGAACCTCGATTACGGCGTCGGCGGCTGGTGGCAGCACGACACGCGCATCCACCTCGGCCGGGAGCGCGGCATCATGAGGCCGGGCACGGTCACGGTCGACGAGATGTATCTCACGGCCGACGAGAAGCGCGCCGACCCGTTCTTCCAGCACTTCGTCGACCGGCACCGCCTCGGCAATCTCTGCGCCTATATCGGCGCCGACCCGATGGACCGCTTCACGCTCTCCTTCAGCGCTCCGCGCGATGTCGGCAAGGGGCCCTTCGAGGGCGCCGAGATCGAGCGGCTGGGGCTCATCGGACCGCACGTTATCCGCGCCTTCCGGCTCACGGCGCTCGTCGGCGACCTGCGCCGGGAGGTGGAGGGGCTTGCCTCCGCCCTGGAGCGGATGCGGGCCGGGATCGTCGTTCTCGATGCCCGCGGCCGGGTCCGCCTCGTCAACCCGGCAGCCGAGCGTCTGGCGACGGGCCACCTCATCCTGCGCACGGGCCTCGTGCCGGCCGCCGCGGAGCCGGTCGAGACTGCGCGCTTCGATCGCTTCCTCAGCGATGTTCTGCCGGAAGAGACATGGCCGCGGCAGGAGAGGCTCCTCCTGCGTCGGCGGGGCGGCGGGCGTCCGCTCTATGTCGAGGCGCTGCCCTTGCGCGGCGACGACCCTCTTCCGGCGGCCGGCGCCGGTCTCGGGGGCGGCGTCATCCTGCTCCTGCGTGATCTGCTCGCGCCGGCCACGCGCCCGATCGAGCCGCTTCTGGAGCAGCTCGGCCTCACCCGGGCCGAGGCGCGTGTCGCCGCCCTGGTCGGGCTGGGTGCGGCGCCGCGGGAGGTGGCCGACCAGCTCGCCGTCGGCGAGAGCACGGTGCGCAGCCAGCTGAAGGCCGTCTACGGCAAACTCGCGATCCGTCGCCAGAGCGAGCTCGCGGTCTTCATCACCCGCCTCGACAGCTTCTGA
- a CDS encoding PhoX family protein: protein MSDMPDAPTLDAVIAHRFSRRDLMRGSLAVALTAGVAPQVAAAAAETSAFDFPELTAGVDEYLHVAEGYEAKPLLRWGDPLFSDAPAFDPRRQSAGAQERQLGYNNDFVGFIPLDTEGRRGLLVVNHEYTNAELMFPGLDAADRKAVIAALSPDQVAVEMAAHGGSVVEIFREAEGWRPVIGSPYTRRITAQTPMDLTGPAAGHPRLVTEADPSGRRVLGMINNCSGGVTPWGTWLSGEENINYYFGGVLPAGHPETGNAKAMGLGSLQYAWSRFHPRFDLARTPHEPNRFGWVVEIDPFDPGATPKKRTALGRFKHEGAAGARALDGRYVIYLGDDERFQHVYRFVSAGRVQAERGANADLLDSGTLSVARFEPDGTGRWLPLVHGANGLDAENGFASQADVLIETRRAAKRLGATPMDRPEDIEANPQTGRVYVMLTNNVKRAADQTDPSNPRGPNAFGHVIEIAPDQTDHGAETFRWEVLVRCGDPAKPEVKASFSALTTENGWFGMPDNCTFDGRGRLWIATDGNNRRATGRADGIWAVETEGPRRGTARHFLRVPVGAEMCGPCFTPDDGTFFVAVQHPGEPDEEGALGSYEKPSTRWPDFSPDMPPRPSVVTVTRKGGGPIG, encoded by the coding sequence ATGTCCGACATGCCCGACGCCCCGACCCTCGACGCGGTGATCGCGCACCGCTTTTCCCGGCGCGACCTGATGCGCGGCTCGCTCGCCGTCGCGCTCACCGCCGGGGTTGCGCCGCAGGTTGCCGCCGCAGCGGCGGAGACATCCGCCTTCGATTTCCCGGAACTTACGGCCGGCGTCGATGAGTATCTGCACGTGGCCGAGGGCTACGAGGCCAAGCCCCTGCTGCGCTGGGGCGACCCGCTGTTTTCCGACGCCCCCGCCTTCGACCCGAGGCGGCAGAGCGCCGGGGCGCAGGAGCGCCAGCTCGGCTACAACAACGATTTCGTCGGCTTCATCCCGCTCGATACCGAGGGTCGGCGCGGCCTGCTCGTAGTCAACCACGAATACACCAATGCCGAGCTGATGTTTCCCGGTCTCGATGCGGCCGACCGCAAGGCCGTGATCGCGGCTCTGAGTCCGGATCAGGTCGCGGTCGAGATGGCCGCCCATGGCGGCTCGGTGGTCGAGATCTTCCGCGAGGCGGAGGGCTGGCGCCCGGTCATCGGTTCGCCCTACACGCGGCGCATCACCGCGCAGACGCCGATGGATCTCACCGGTCCGGCGGCCGGCCATCCCCGCCTCGTCACCGAGGCCGATCCGAGCGGCCGGCGCGTGCTCGGCATGATCAACAACTGCTCGGGCGGCGTCACGCCCTGGGGGACCTGGCTCTCGGGTGAGGAGAACATCAACTACTATTTCGGCGGCGTCCTGCCCGCCGGGCATCCGGAGACCGGCAACGCCAAGGCGATGGGCCTGGGCAGCCTGCAATACGCCTGGAGCCGCTTCCATCCGCGCTTCGACCTCGCGCGGACACCCCACGAGCCGAACCGGTTCGGCTGGGTGGTCGAGATCGATCCGTTCGATCCGGGCGCGACCCCGAAGAAGCGCACGGCGCTCGGCCGGTTCAAGCACGAGGGCGCGGCCGGCGCGCGCGCGCTCGACGGGCGCTACGTCATCTATCTCGGCGACGACGAGCGCTTCCAGCACGTCTACCGCTTCGTCAGCGCCGGCCGCGTGCAGGCGGAGCGCGGCGCCAACGCCGATCTCCTCGATTCCGGCACCCTCAGCGTCGCCCGGTTCGAGCCGGACGGCACCGGCCGCTGGCTGCCGCTGGTGCATGGCGCGAACGGGCTCGATGCGGAGAACGGCTTCGCGTCCCAGGCCGACGTGCTGATCGAGACCCGCCGCGCCGCCAAGAGGCTCGGCGCCACGCCGATGGACCGCCCCGAGGACATCGAGGCGAACCCGCAGACCGGCCGCGTCTACGTGATGCTGACCAACAACGTGAAGCGCGCGGCCGACCAGACCGACCCGAGCAACCCGCGCGGCCCCAACGCCTTCGGGCACGTCATCGAGATCGCTCCCGACCAGACCGACCACGGTGCCGAGACCTTCCGCTGGGAGGTGCTGGTGCGCTGCGGCGACCCGGCCAAGCCCGAGGTGAAGGCGAGTTTCTCCGCGCTCACCACCGAGAACGGCTGGTTCGGCATGCCCGACAACTGCACCTTCGACGGGCGCGGCCGCCTCTGGATTGCCACCGACGGCAACAACCGCCGCGCCACGGGCCGGGCCGACGGCATCTGGGCGGTGGAGACGGAAGGGCCGCGCCGGGGCACCGCGCGCCACTTCCTGCGGGTGCCGGTGGGCGCCGAGATGTGCGGCCCCTGCTTCACCCCCGACGACGGGACCTTCTTCGTCGCGGTCCAGCATCCCGGCGAGCCCGACGAGGAGGGGGCGTTGGGCTCCTACGAGAAGCCCTCGACGCGCTGGCCGGATTTTTCGCCCGACATGCCGCCTCGGCCGTCGGTGGTGACGGTGACGCGCAAAGGGGGCGGGCCGATCGGTTAG
- the ybaL gene encoding YbaL family putative K(+) efflux transporter — translation MQHATELISIIALGLVCAFIGGMLAQRIRLPPLVGYLVAGIAIGPFTPGFVGDPALASQLAELGVILLMFGVGLHFSIGDLLAVRTIALPGAIVQIAVATAMGAGLAWGFGWGAGAGLVFGLALSVASTVVLLRALEGRGLLDTDKGRIAVGWLIVEDLAMVVALVLLPALAPSLGGEAAGMVGHHVAPDHGLWVTLGLTLAKVGVFIAVMLIGGRRFVPYLLALAARTGSRELFTLAVLASAVGIAYASSELFGVSFALGAFFAGMVLAESDLSHQAAADSLPLQDAFAVLFFVSVGMLFDPGIVLREPLSILGVVGVIVLGKSLAAIAIVLAFGHPVGTALTIAASLAQIGEFSFILAGLGISLKLLPPEGRDLILGGALLSITLNPLFFGLADRVSRWLGERPDLRNRFERRAAAPLPVRTAAHGLSGHAVIIGYGRVGSAIGKALQDWNLPFVVVERDRRRVEDLRMQGVPAVFGDATAPGILEAADIASARLVVVATPDPHQARRLLAKARKANPDIDSVVRTHSDSERRRLEEDGVGLVLMAERELALGMMTYALRSLGVREGEARLFVDSSRSEGQVAPISEPDQPVPELRQRRDEPE, via the coding sequence GTGCAGCACGCCACCGAACTCATCTCGATCATCGCGCTCGGTCTGGTCTGCGCGTTCATCGGCGGCATGCTGGCGCAGAGGATCCGGTTGCCGCCCCTCGTCGGCTACCTCGTCGCCGGCATCGCCATCGGCCCCTTCACCCCCGGCTTCGTCGGCGATCCGGCGCTGGCGAGCCAGCTCGCCGAACTCGGCGTCATCCTGCTGATGTTCGGCGTCGGCCTGCACTTCTCCATCGGCGACCTGCTCGCGGTGCGCACCATCGCGCTGCCCGGGGCGATCGTGCAGATCGCCGTGGCGACCGCCATGGGCGCCGGCCTCGCCTGGGGCTTCGGCTGGGGCGCGGGGGCGGGTCTCGTCTTCGGGCTGGCACTCTCGGTGGCAAGCACGGTCGTGCTGCTTCGGGCGCTCGAAGGCCGCGGACTGCTCGATACCGACAAGGGCCGCATCGCCGTCGGCTGGCTGATCGTCGAGGATCTCGCCATGGTGGTGGCCCTCGTGCTTCTGCCAGCGCTGGCGCCCTCTCTCGGCGGCGAGGCGGCGGGGATGGTGGGCCATCACGTCGCGCCCGATCACGGCCTGTGGGTCACGCTGGGGCTGACGCTGGCCAAGGTCGGCGTGTTCATCGCCGTGATGCTCATCGGCGGCCGCCGCTTCGTCCCCTACCTGCTGGCGCTGGCCGCCCGCACCGGGTCGCGGGAGCTGTTCACCCTCGCGGTGCTCGCGAGCGCGGTCGGCATCGCCTACGCCTCCTCCGAACTGTTCGGCGTGTCCTTCGCCCTCGGCGCCTTCTTCGCCGGCATGGTGCTCGCCGAATCCGACCTCAGCCATCAGGCGGCGGCCGATTCCCTGCCGCTGCAGGACGCCTTCGCCGTGCTGTTCTTCGTCTCGGTCGGCATGCTGTTCGACCCCGGCATCGTCCTGCGCGAGCCGCTCTCGATCCTCGGCGTCGTCGGCGTCATCGTGCTGGGCAAGTCGCTTGCGGCCATCGCCATCGTGCTCGCCTTCGGCCATCCCGTGGGAACGGCGCTCACCATCGCCGCCAGCCTCGCGCAGATCGGCGAGTTCTCGTTCATCCTCGCCGGTCTCGGCATCTCCCTGAAGCTGCTGCCGCCGGAGGGACGCGACCTGATCCTCGGCGGTGCGCTCCTGTCGATCACCCTCAACCCGCTGTTCTTCGGGCTGGCCGACCGGGTGTCGCGCTGGCTCGGCGAGCGGCCGGATCTGCGCAACCGATTCGAGCGCCGCGCCGCCGCGCCGCTGCCGGTGCGAACCGCCGCCCACGGGTTGAGCGGCCACGCCGTGATCATCGGCTACGGCCGCGTCGGCAGCGCCATCGGCAAGGCGCTGCAGGACTGGAACCTGCCCTTCGTCGTGGTGGAGCGCGACCGCCGCCGGGTTGAGGACCTGCGGATGCAGGGCGTGCCGGCGGTGTTTGGCGACGCCACCGCGCCGGGGATCCTGGAGGCCGCCGACATCGCTTCGGCCCGCCTCGTCGTCGTCGCGACCCCCGACCCGCACCAGGCGCGGCGGCTGCTCGCCAAGGCCCGCAAGGCCAATCCGGACATCGACAGCGTGGTGCGCACCCACAGCGACAGCGAGCGCCGCCGGCTGGAGGAGGACGGCGTCGGCCTCGTCCTGATGGCCGAGCGGGAACTGGCGCTCGGCATGATGACCTACGCGCTGCGCAGCCTCGGCGTGCGCGAGGGCGAGGCGCGGCTGTTCGTGGATTCGAGCCGCTCGGAGGGGCAGGTCGCCCCGATCTCCGAGCCTGATCAGCCGGTTCCCGAGCTGCGTCAGCGGCGTGACGAGCCGGAGTAG
- a CDS encoding TetR/AcrR family transcriptional regulator → MARTVAERLDVLPLLAEVFREHGYEGASLSLISKATGLGKGSLYHFFPGGKEEMASAVLGEIDGWFETNVFRPLREAEEPEAAVAAMFVTAGDYFRSGRRVCLVGALSLSDARDRFASRLRDYFARWVSALAAALARAGHPPEAANALAEEAVGGIQGAVVLARALDRPEVFERILSGLRGRCLVRPDAAAAQRAQPAGAA, encoded by the coding sequence GTGGCCCGCACCGTCGCCGAGCGGCTCGACGTGCTGCCGTTGCTGGCGGAAGTGTTTCGCGAGCACGGCTACGAGGGTGCGAGCCTGTCGCTGATCTCGAAGGCGACGGGGCTCGGCAAGGGCAGCCTCTATCACTTCTTCCCCGGCGGGAAGGAGGAGATGGCCTCGGCCGTGCTCGGCGAGATCGACGGCTGGTTCGAGACCAACGTCTTCCGTCCCTTGCGGGAGGCGGAGGAGCCGGAAGCGGCCGTGGCGGCGATGTTCGTGACGGCCGGCGATTACTTCCGCTCCGGCCGTCGTGTCTGCCTCGTCGGCGCCCTCAGCCTGAGCGATGCCCGCGACCGCTTCGCCAGCCGCCTGCGGGACTATTTCGCCCGCTGGGTCAGCGCTCTCGCCGCCGCGCTCGCCCGCGCCGGACACCCGCCGGAGGCGGCCAACGCCCTCGCCGAGGAGGCCGTGGGCGGCATCCAGGGAGCGGTGGTGCTGGCCCGCGCCCTCGACAGGCCGGAGGTGTTCGAGCGGATCCTGTCGGGCCTGCGGGGACGATGTCTCGTTCGGCCTGATGCGGCTGCGGCTCAGCGCGCGCAGCCGGCCGGGGCGGCGTAG
- the glyS gene encoding glycine--tRNA ligase subunit beta has product MPDLLLELRSEEIPARMQRRAAEDLRKLVTDALVERGFLYEGAKAFATPRRLALHVAGLPARGEAVREERRGPRLGAPDAAVQGFLKSAGLSSLDQATTVTDPKKGEFYLAVIERPGRETLDVLAEILPGIIRNFPWPKSMRWGAASAQPGSLRWVRPLQSIVATFGPETETPEVVPFSVDGITAGTVTSGHRFLKPEPFEVRRFDDYVQALERADVILDADRRKDIILHDAKDLAFARGLDLVEDEGLLEEVAGLVERPVVLMGAFEERFLEIPAEAIRATIRANQKCFVLRKSGSEELAPAFLLVSNLIASDGGAAITAGNERVVRARLSDAKFFWETDKATKLEDRLPKLDSIVFHEKLGTQGERVTRIAGLARRIASALDIRFDLDLVERAARLAKADLVTEMVGEFPELQGLMGRKYATLQGEDPRVAAAIEEHYKPLGPSDRVPTEIVSIAVAMADKLDLLAGFWSIDEKPTGSKDPFGLRRAALGVIRLILENGLRLSLLDGPIWDAFDELPGKSVAILDLSGDAAPGALDEDADLTDPRAKDLLAFLAERLKVYLRDQGARHDLIDAVFALPGQDDLLMVVRRVEALGAFLATEDGKNLLAGYKRAANILRIEEKKDGRTYDAAPDAALAASGQPEERALAEALAGARQEASAAVAAEDFAGAMRALSRLRAPVDAFFEKVTVNADDPALRRNRLLLLNALRAATREVADFSRIEG; this is encoded by the coding sequence ATGCCTGACCTCCTTCTCGAACTCCGCTCCGAAGAGATTCCCGCGCGCATGCAGCGGCGCGCGGCCGAGGATCTGAGGAAGCTCGTCACCGACGCGCTGGTGGAGCGCGGCTTCCTCTACGAGGGCGCCAAGGCCTTCGCGACGCCGCGGCGGCTGGCGCTGCACGTCGCCGGGCTGCCCGCCCGCGGCGAGGCCGTGCGCGAGGAGCGGCGCGGGCCCCGCCTCGGCGCGCCGGACGCCGCCGTGCAGGGCTTTTTGAAGAGCGCGGGGTTGTCGAGCCTCGATCAGGCCACCACCGTCACCGACCCGAAGAAGGGCGAGTTCTACCTCGCGGTGATCGAGCGGCCCGGCCGCGAGACGCTGGACGTGCTGGCCGAGATCCTGCCGGGCATCATCCGGAATTTCCCCTGGCCGAAATCGATGCGCTGGGGCGCGGCCTCGGCCCAGCCCGGCTCCCTGCGCTGGGTGCGCCCGCTGCAATCGATCGTCGCGACCTTCGGCCCTGAGACCGAGACGCCGGAGGTGGTGCCGTTCTCCGTCGACGGCATCACCGCCGGCACGGTCACCAGCGGCCACCGCTTCCTGAAGCCGGAGCCCTTCGAGGTGCGCCGCTTCGACGACTACGTTCAGGCACTCGAGCGCGCCGACGTGATCCTCGACGCCGACCGGCGCAAGGACATCATCCTGCACGACGCCAAGGACCTCGCCTTCGCCCGCGGCCTCGACCTCGTGGAGGACGAGGGCTTGCTCGAGGAAGTCGCCGGGCTGGTGGAGCGGCCGGTGGTGCTGATGGGCGCGTTCGAGGAACGCTTCCTCGAGATCCCGGCCGAGGCGATCCGCGCCACCATCCGCGCCAATCAGAAGTGCTTCGTGCTGCGCAAATCCGGTTCCGAGGAACTGGCACCGGCCTTCCTGCTGGTCTCCAACCTCATCGCCTCCGATGGCGGCGCGGCGATCACCGCCGGCAACGAGCGCGTGGTGCGCGCCCGGCTCTCGGACGCAAAATTCTTCTGGGAGACCGACAAGGCCACGAAGTTAGAGGATCGGCTGCCGAAGCTCGACTCGATCGTCTTCCACGAGAAGCTCGGGACGCAGGGCGAGCGGGTCACCCGCATCGCCGGCCTGGCGCGCCGGATCGCCTCCGCCCTCGACATCCGGTTCGACCTTGATCTCGTCGAGCGGGCCGCGCGCCTCGCCAAGGCGGATCTCGTGACCGAGATGGTCGGCGAGTTTCCGGAACTCCAGGGCTTGATGGGCCGCAAATATGCGACCCTGCAGGGCGAGGATCCCCGCGTCGCGGCCGCCATCGAAGAGCATTACAAGCCGCTCGGCCCGAGCGATCGCGTGCCGACGGAGATCGTTTCGATCGCGGTCGCGATGGCCGACAAGCTCGATCTGCTCGCCGGCTTCTGGTCGATCGACGAGAAGCCGACAGGCAGCAAGGACCCGTTCGGTCTGCGCCGCGCCGCGCTCGGCGTGATCCGTCTGATCCTCGAGAACGGATTGCGGCTGTCGCTTCTCGACGGGCCGATCTGGGATGCCTTCGACGAACTGCCGGGGAAGTCTGTCGCGATCCTCGACCTGTCGGGTGATGCCGCACCCGGCGCGCTCGACGAAGACGCCGATCTGACCGATCCGCGGGCGAAGGATCTCCTCGCCTTCCTCGCCGAACGCCTCAAGGTCTACCTGCGCGACCAGGGCGCCCGCCACGACCTGATCGATGCCGTCTTCGCGCTGCCCGGCCAGGACGACCTGCTGATGGTCGTCCGCCGCGTCGAGGCGCTCGGCGCGTTCCTTGCCACCGAGGACGGGAAAAACCTCCTCGCCGGCTACAAGCGCGCGGCCAACATCCTGCGCATCGAGGAGAAGAAGGACGGCCGCACCTATGACGCCGCTCCCGATGCGGCGCTCGCGGCCTCCGGCCAGCCGGAAGAGCGGGCGCTCGCCGAAGCGCTTGCCGGGGCCCGCCAGGAAGCGTCCGCGGCGGTGGCGGCCGAAGACTTCGCCGGGGCGATGCGGGCACTGTCGCGGCTGCGGGCGCCGGTGGACGCCTTCTTCGAGAAGGTCACCGTCAACGCCGACGATCCGGCCCTTCGCCGGAACCGGCTCCTGCTGCTCAATGCCCTGCGCGCGGCTACCCGCGAGGTGGCCGACTTCTCGCGCATCGAGGGCTGA
- a CDS encoding DUF3828 domain-containing protein, translating into MRRRAILALAFGLLAGPAFAQSATDPVETVRAFYAADDINAVRFYAKRLRTLYARDQREAKGEVGRLGFAFHVNGQDTEPSFAASLALAPLSSEGDRAEVRATFRNGGPQELRYSLVREAGAWKIANVRSLKGETWDLVALLSAPLP; encoded by the coding sequence ATGCGTCGCCGCGCAATCCTGGCCCTGGCCTTCGGCCTCCTCGCCGGTCCGGCCTTCGCGCAATCCGCGACCGATCCGGTGGAGACCGTGCGGGCCTTCTACGCGGCGGACGACATCAATGCCGTGCGCTTCTACGCCAAGCGCCTGCGCACGCTCTATGCGCGTGACCAGCGCGAGGCCAAGGGCGAGGTCGGGCGGCTGGGCTTCGCCTTTCACGTCAACGGTCAGGATACCGAGCCGAGCTTCGCCGCGTCGCTGGCGCTCGCACCGCTCTCGAGCGAGGGTGATCGGGCCGAGGTCAGGGCAACGTTCCGCAACGGCGGTCCTCAGGAGCTGCGCTACAGCCTCGTGCGCGAGGCGGGCGCGTGGAAGATCGCCAATGTCCGATCGCTGAAGGGCGAGACCTGGGATCTCGTCGCCCTCCTGTCGGCGCCGCTTCCTTAG